In one window of Deinococcus sonorensis KR-87 DNA:
- a CDS encoding response regulator — translation MDASTTARQCPHLILLDRKLPGRSGLTLLQQLTRHPQRCRIPVVILSVSHATCAVLASDQEDASSCLMKPERSKDRIRTLQALSAFWLRAATLVPSRLNGQNSV, via the coding sequence CTGGATGCATCGACCACGGCCCGGCAGTGCCCACACCTGATCCTGCTGGACCGGAAATTGCCGGGCAGGTCCGGCCTCACGTTGTTGCAGCAGCTCACCCGGCACCCACAGCGCTGCCGCATTCCGGTCGTGATCTTGAGCGTGTCCCACGCGACCTGCGCTGTGCTCGCCAGTGACCAGGAAGACGCGTCCAGCTGCCTGATGAAGCCCGAGCGATCTAAGGACCGGATCCGGACGCTGCAGGCGCTGTCAGCGTTCTGGCTGCGCGCCGCCACCCTGGTGCCGTCCCGGCTGAACGGTCAGAACAGCGTTTGA
- a CDS encoding carboxylesterase/lipase family protein, whose translation MTRTTASLHRLSAALAPPRALPSGAPRVQTNSGVVQGLTLPSGVRAFRGIPFAAPPVRDRRWTPPQPALPWPGVRLADRFAHQSMQARVFGDMMFRNAGMSEDCLYLNVWAPATAAPGANLPVLVYIYGGGFVAGDGSEPRYDGERMASRGMVVVTFTYRLGVFGFLAHPELAAESPHHASGNYGHLDQVAALAWVRDNIEQFGGHPAEVTVAGESAGSYSVNALMASPLSRGLFARAIGESGAYFGASRSVSTHDDAQRHGQAFATRVGAASLADLRARSATELLEASGQPGAAPFLANIDGWFLPARPADLFAAGQQAQVPLLAGWNSEELGWRALLPDDPAPETARAVLAQRFGARAAQAERLYPVSTADEARQSLTDVASDHFMGYPTWKWMEEHQRTSGQPVYRYFYTRPRPAPVEAGVTANLAGGVTRTSDAPRDPPATGAVHSAEIEYALGNLSLNPVFGWTPDDHTVSQTMQGYFANFIKAGDPNGDGLPHWPASQHRADRPALRMRIDVVSRTEPEPRARYVFLDQTDPR comes from the coding sequence ATGACCCGAACCACTGCTTCGCTCCACCGCCTGAGCGCCGCGCTCGCCCCGCCCCGTGCCCTGCCGAGTGGCGCGCCGCGCGTCCAGACGAACAGCGGTGTCGTGCAGGGCCTGACCCTCCCGAGCGGCGTCCGCGCGTTCCGCGGGATTCCCTTCGCGGCGCCGCCCGTCCGAGACCGGCGCTGGACACCGCCGCAGCCCGCGTTGCCGTGGCCCGGCGTGCGGCTCGCGGACCGCTTCGCGCACCAGAGCATGCAGGCGCGCGTCTTCGGCGACATGATGTTCCGCAACGCCGGCATGAGCGAGGACTGCCTGTACCTCAACGTGTGGGCGCCCGCCACGGCCGCGCCCGGCGCGAACCTCCCGGTGCTGGTGTACATCTACGGCGGCGGGTTCGTGGCGGGCGACGGCTCGGAGCCGCGCTACGACGGAGAACGCATGGCCAGCCGCGGGATGGTCGTCGTGACGTTCACCTACCGGCTCGGCGTCTTCGGCTTCCTCGCGCATCCGGAACTCGCCGCGGAATCACCGCATCACGCGTCCGGCAATTACGGGCACCTCGACCAGGTGGCGGCGCTCGCCTGGGTGCGCGACAACATCGAGCAGTTCGGCGGGCACCCGGCCGAGGTGACGGTCGCGGGCGAGTCCGCCGGGTCGTACTCGGTCAATGCCCTGATGGCGTCGCCGCTCAGCCGCGGGCTCTTCGCGCGCGCCATCGGTGAGAGTGGCGCGTACTTCGGAGCGTCGCGCTCTGTGTCCACCCACGACGACGCGCAGCGTCACGGTCAGGCGTTCGCGACGCGCGTCGGGGCGGCGTCCCTCGCGGACCTGCGCGCCCGGTCTGCCACCGAACTGCTCGAAGCGTCGGGACAGCCGGGCGCGGCGCCGTTCCTGGCGAACATCGACGGCTGGTTCCTCCCGGCGCGCCCAGCGGACCTGTTCGCCGCCGGTCAGCAGGCCCAGGTGCCGTTGCTCGCCGGATGGAATTCCGAAGAACTCGGTTGGCGCGCGCTGCTCCCGGACGACCCCGCCCCTGAGACCGCGCGGGCGGTGCTCGCCCAGCGGTTCGGCGCCCGCGCCGCCCAGGCCGAACGGCTGTACCCGGTGTCGACGGCGGACGAGGCCAGGCAATCGCTCACGGACGTCGCGAGCGACCACTTCATGGGCTACCCCACATGGAAGTGGATGGAGGAACATCAGCGCACCAGCGGGCAGCCGGTCTACCGGTACTTCTACACGCGTCCGCGCCCGGCGCCGGTCGAGGCGGGCGTCACCGCGAATCTCGCGGGCGGCGTCACCCGGACCAGCGACGCGCCGCGTGACCCGCCCGCCACAGGCGCTGTGCACTCCGCGGAGATTGAGTACGCGCTGGGCAACCTGTCACTCAACCCGGTCTTCGGGTGGACGCCCGACGACCACACGGTCTCCCAGACCATGCAGGGCTACTTCGCGAACTTCATCAAGGCGGGAGACCCGAACGGCGACGGTCTCCCGCACTGGCCGGCCAGCCAGCACCGCGCGGACCGCCCCGCCTTGCGGATGCGGATTGACGTGGTCTCCCGCACGGAACCGGAACCGCGGGCGCGGTACGTGTTCCTGGACCAGACCGACCCCCGCTGA
- a CDS encoding response regulator gives MPAHSLHLLVIDDLQEEAELFRSAVEEVVPEVRLSSCTTAEQALALLAHDDDRPDLILLDVNLPGVSGLELLQRIKTDPALQCLPVIMMSTSSMPSQITACYRGYANAFLVKPPGFQPLMEAVEGLIRFWSNPALRLPPAAIHRRRSTPFS, from the coding sequence ATGCCTGCACACTCCCTGCACCTGCTCGTGATCGATGATCTGCAGGAGGAAGCTGAACTGTTTAGAAGTGCTGTGGAAGAGGTCGTTCCTGAGGTGCGGCTGTCCAGCTGCACCACCGCGGAACAGGCGCTCGCCTTGCTCGCCCATGATGACGACCGGCCCGACCTGATCCTGCTGGACGTGAACCTGCCGGGCGTGTCCGGCCTGGAGCTGCTGCAGCGCATCAAGACGGATCCAGCGCTGCAGTGCCTGCCTGTGATCATGATGAGCACCTCATCGATGCCCTCCCAGATCACCGCGTGTTACCGAGGCTACGCGAATGCCTTTCTGGTCAAACCCCCGGGCTTCCAGCCGCTCATGGAGGCGGTGGAGGGGCTCATCCGCTTCTGGAGCAACCCCGCCCTGCGGCTTCCTCCAGCGGCCATCCACCGCCGGCGCTCCACACCGTTCAGCTGA
- a CDS encoding CopZ family metallochaperone, whose translation MNQIELNISGMTCGHCQVGVTKALKGVPGVTDAHVDLKTGKAVVQGNAAPEQLVTAVVEEGYGAQVANP comes from the coding sequence ATGAACCAGATTGAACTGAACATCAGCGGCATGACCTGCGGCCATTGCCAGGTGGGCGTGACCAAAGCCCTCAAGGGCGTCCCTGGCGTGACCGACGCGCACGTGGACCTGAAGACTGGCAAGGCCGTCGTGCAGGGCAACGCCGCACCGGAGCAACTGGTTACGGCAGTCGTCGAAGAGGGGTACGGCGCCCAGGTGGCGAACCCGTAA
- a CDS encoding HEAT repeat domain-containing protein has translation MLDQEQDRVVRQGWVLTLGRVPQDEMRAALVRLLQTERSPVVLSALIRRVRDQRLVQAIPALVALTEHEDGVLRLEAATALGELGDERVRPALQRLLTQHETPGRQDPSGSGMMDGHTIAAAQEAFARLGQDCSPDSAPPEAQPSAAS, from the coding sequence TTGCTGGATCAGGAGCAGGACCGTGTTGTGCGGCAAGGCTGGGTCCTGACCCTGGGCCGCGTGCCACAGGACGAGATGCGGGCGGCGCTCGTTCGTCTGCTGCAGACCGAGCGAAGCCCGGTCGTGCTGTCCGCCCTCATTCGACGGGTCCGGGATCAACGGCTCGTGCAGGCCATCCCGGCGCTGGTCGCCCTGACGGAGCATGAGGACGGCGTGTTGCGGCTGGAGGCCGCGACGGCGCTGGGAGAACTGGGCGATGAACGCGTCCGCCCGGCGTTGCAGCGCCTCCTGACCCAGCACGAAACGCCAGGACGGCAAGATCCGTCCGGTAGCGGCATGATGGACGGGCACACCATCGCCGCGGCTCAGGAAGCGTTCGCGCGGCTGGGTCAGGACTGCAGCCCAGACTCGGCTCCACCTGAGGCGCAGCCGTCCGCTGCGTCCTGA
- a CDS encoding aldo/keto reductase, producing MGYVKLGHTGLDVSRICLGCMGFGDPERWIHTWVLNKEDSRPVIRRALALGINFFDTANVYSLGVSEEILGRALREFARRDEVVIATKVHGQMRDGPNGAGLSRKAILSEIDHSLTRLGTDDVDLYQIHRWDPITPIEETMEALHDVVKAGKARYIGASAMWAWQFQQALHVAERHGWTRFVSMQNHLNLIYREEEREMLPLCRAQGIGVIPYSPLAGGRLTRDVGDLSTLRGEHDQVARMKYDASAEQDRMIVTRVAELAERHGVSRARIALAWLLQQSPVTAPIVGATKLSHLEEAVGALDVKLTREEVTFLEAPYVPHPIVGHQ from the coding sequence ATGGGGTACGTGAAACTGGGCCACACCGGACTGGACGTCTCGCGCATCTGCCTGGGGTGCATGGGCTTTGGGGACCCGGAGCGCTGGATTCACACCTGGGTGCTGAACAAGGAGGACAGCCGCCCGGTCATCCGCCGGGCGCTGGCCCTGGGCATCAACTTCTTTGACACGGCCAACGTCTACTCGCTCGGGGTCAGTGAGGAGATTCTCGGCCGCGCCCTGCGCGAGTTCGCCCGGCGCGACGAGGTCGTGATTGCCACCAAGGTGCACGGCCAGATGCGCGACGGGCCGAATGGCGCGGGGCTCTCACGCAAGGCGATCCTGAGCGAGATCGACCACAGCCTCACGCGCCTCGGGACGGATGACGTGGACCTCTACCAGATTCACCGCTGGGACCCAATCACCCCCATTGAGGAGACGATGGAGGCGCTGCACGACGTGGTCAAGGCGGGCAAAGCGCGGTATATCGGCGCGTCCGCCATGTGGGCCTGGCAATTCCAACAGGCCCTGCACGTGGCCGAACGGCACGGGTGGACACGCTTTGTGTCGATGCAGAACCACCTGAACCTGATCTACCGGGAGGAGGAGCGGGAGATGCTGCCGCTGTGCCGCGCCCAGGGCATCGGCGTGATTCCGTACAGCCCGCTGGCGGGTGGGCGCCTCACGCGGGACGTGGGCGACCTGAGCACCCTGCGGGGAGAACACGATCAGGTGGCGCGGATGAAGTACGACGCCTCGGCCGAGCAGGACCGCATGATCGTGACGCGGGTGGCGGAACTGGCCGAACGGCATGGCGTATCGCGTGCCCGCATCGCGCTGGCGTGGCTCCTGCAGCAGTCTCCGGTGACGGCGCCGATCGTCGGGGCGACGAAGTTGTCGCACCTGGAGGAGGCCGTGGGCGCGCTGGACGTCAAGCTCACGCGCGAAGAGGTGACGTTCCTCGAGGCGCCGTACGTCCCGCACCCCATCGTCGGCCATCAGTAG
- a CDS encoding heavy metal translocating P-type ATPase produces the protein MTTHDHSGHHPAAAAVLEVAFQNCHDGSEFADLERRLAQVPGVTAVHVDRTRAVAHLGYEPLAVTEAELRHRMQEAGYNCACCDRRPSTTQPGHPVAGHDHQQGGAPHTPTPSQHRAAELQERPAAGEHDHHHGMTHTADDAHAAMGHGEHAGHSEAMVNDMLRRFVVSLLLTLPVVLYSPIGETLGFMATPPLGLSMAWFGLLLATPVVWWGGWPFSSAAWRALKRGEANMMTLIATGILVSWLFSVYATSFLQGSDVFFEAAAMLTTLSLLGHWLEMRSRFATGRAVEALLKLAPSTARVVRQGEEQELPLEEVVVGDELSVRPGDRVPVDGEVMSGSSYVDESMITGEPIPVEKTVGAKVTGGTVNQTGAFHFRATAVGADTALSRIVQMVQNAQASKAPAQRLADLAGKTLVFVALGAGLIAFLAWTFLGHEGVVFALTAAVSAIVIACPDALALATPTAITVGVGKGAREGVLFKNAAALEATAGVDTVIFDKTGTLTEGKPALTDTVPAPGVSEAELVRLAASADQPSQHPLAEAIVQGAKARGLSTQAPEAFDSIPGHGVEATVQGRRVLIGNRKLMDREGVALGDLPGEVDRLAANGKTAMYVAADGQALGVVAVADTVRESARQAVRALQTLGVQAVMLTGDHRHTAEAVARQLGMDTVIAEVLPQDKAAKVQELQGQGRTVAMVGDGVNDAPALAQADVGMAIGAGTDVAVETADVILVRSSPADVASSIDLARKVRGKIVQNLFWAAIYNILAIPFAAGVLYPPYGILLRPEWAALLMSASTVIVTVNALLLNRVHFERPGSPPHPAPVAA, from the coding sequence ATGACGACGCACGACCACAGCGGGCATCACCCAGCGGCAGCGGCCGTTCTGGAAGTCGCCTTCCAGAATTGCCACGACGGTTCGGAATTCGCAGACCTCGAGCGGCGCCTTGCACAGGTGCCGGGCGTGACCGCCGTCCACGTCGACCGTACGCGGGCCGTGGCGCACCTGGGGTACGAGCCGCTGGCCGTGACGGAAGCGGAACTCCGGCACCGGATGCAGGAGGCTGGGTACAACTGCGCCTGCTGCGACCGCAGGCCATCCACCACGCAGCCGGGGCATCCGGTGGCCGGGCATGATCACCAGCAGGGAGGGGCGCCTCACACCCCCACTCCCTCGCAGCACCGTGCGGCCGAACTGCAGGAGCGGCCCGCGGCGGGCGAACACGACCACCATCACGGCATGACCCACACTGCCGATGACGCGCATGCCGCGATGGGCCACGGTGAGCACGCCGGACACAGCGAGGCCATGGTGAACGACATGCTGCGGCGCTTCGTGGTCAGCCTGCTGCTGACCCTGCCGGTCGTGCTGTACTCACCCATCGGGGAGACGCTGGGCTTCATGGCCACGCCGCCGCTCGGCCTCTCGATGGCGTGGTTCGGGCTGTTGCTGGCCACACCCGTCGTGTGGTGGGGTGGGTGGCCGTTCAGCTCCGCCGCGTGGCGCGCTTTGAAGCGTGGCGAGGCGAACATGATGACGCTGATTGCCACCGGCATCCTCGTGAGCTGGCTGTTCAGCGTGTACGCCACGTCCTTCCTGCAGGGCAGCGACGTGTTCTTTGAGGCGGCGGCCATGCTGACGACCCTGTCCCTGCTGGGCCACTGGCTGGAGATGCGCTCGCGCTTCGCCACAGGACGCGCCGTGGAGGCGCTCCTGAAGCTCGCCCCGTCGACCGCCCGGGTCGTGCGGCAGGGGGAGGAGCAGGAGCTGCCACTTGAGGAGGTGGTCGTTGGGGACGAGCTGAGCGTACGGCCCGGGGACCGTGTACCGGTCGACGGTGAAGTGATGAGCGGCAGCAGTTACGTCGACGAGTCGATGATCACCGGCGAGCCGATTCCCGTGGAAAAGACGGTCGGTGCGAAGGTCACGGGCGGTACCGTCAACCAGACCGGAGCCTTCCACTTCAGGGCGACGGCGGTGGGGGCCGACACGGCCCTGTCGCGCATCGTGCAGATGGTGCAGAACGCGCAGGCCAGCAAGGCCCCGGCGCAGCGCCTCGCGGACCTGGCCGGGAAGACGCTGGTGTTCGTGGCGCTCGGCGCGGGACTCATCGCGTTCCTCGCGTGGACGTTCCTGGGCCATGAAGGTGTGGTGTTCGCGCTGACGGCGGCCGTGTCGGCCATCGTGATCGCCTGCCCGGATGCGCTCGCCCTGGCCACCCCGACCGCCATCACGGTGGGGGTCGGCAAGGGCGCGCGGGAGGGCGTGCTGTTCAAGAACGCGGCGGCACTCGAAGCGACCGCCGGGGTCGACACGGTCATCTTCGACAAGACCGGCACCCTGACCGAGGGGAAACCCGCTCTGACGGACACAGTGCCGGCCCCGGGCGTCAGCGAGGCGGAGCTGGTGCGCCTGGCCGCTTCGGCCGACCAACCGTCGCAGCATCCGCTGGCAGAGGCGATCGTGCAAGGCGCGAAGGCCCGGGGTCTGTCGACGCAGGCGCCAGAAGCGTTCGACAGCATTCCCGGGCACGGGGTGGAGGCCACCGTCCAGGGCCGGCGGGTGCTGATCGGCAACCGCAAGCTGATGGACCGCGAAGGAGTGGCTCTGGGCGACCTGCCGGGCGAGGTGGATCGGCTGGCGGCGAACGGGAAGACGGCCATGTACGTCGCGGCGGACGGACAGGCACTGGGCGTGGTGGCCGTGGCGGACACGGTCAGGGAGTCGGCGAGGCAGGCCGTGCGGGCCCTGCAGACCCTGGGCGTTCAGGCGGTGATGCTGACCGGCGACCACCGTCACACGGCCGAGGCGGTGGCGCGGCAGCTGGGCATGGACACGGTCATCGCCGAGGTGCTGCCGCAGGACAAGGCCGCGAAAGTGCAGGAACTGCAGGGGCAGGGCCGCACGGTGGCAATGGTGGGCGACGGAGTGAACGATGCGCCGGCGCTCGCACAGGCGGACGTGGGCATGGCCATTGGGGCCGGCACCGACGTCGCGGTGGAAACGGCGGACGTGATTCTGGTGCGGAGCAGCCCGGCGGACGTGGCGAGCAGCATCGACCTCGCCCGGAAAGTGCGCGGGAAGATCGTGCAGAACCTGTTCTGGGCAGCCATCTACAACATCCTGGCCATCCCGTTCGCCGCCGGCGTGCTGTACCCGCCGTACGGCATCCTGCTGCGCCCCGAGTGGGCGGCGCTGCTGATGAGTGCCAGCACCGTCATCGTGACGGTGAATGCCCTGCTGCTCAACCGCGTCCATTTCGAGCGGCCTGGCTCGCCCCCCCACCCAGCGCCGGTGGCCGCCTGA
- a CDS encoding metal-sensing transcriptional repressor, whose protein sequence is MPEDSRKRAARRLAIARGHLESIRRSLEDPNAYCVDVLRQIKAVQGALDGAASVVLRGHLEAHVATAATRGDEVELVEELMEVIKYA, encoded by the coding sequence ATGCCGGAGGACAGCCGCAAGCGGGCCGCGCGTCGTCTCGCCATCGCCCGCGGACATCTGGAGAGCATCCGCAGGTCGCTGGAGGACCCCAACGCGTACTGCGTCGATGTGCTGCGGCAGATCAAGGCGGTTCAGGGTGCTCTGGACGGCGCGGCGAGCGTGGTGCTGCGCGGCCACCTCGAAGCGCATGTGGCCACGGCGGCCACCCGCGGCGACGAGGTCGAACTGGTCGAGGAGCTGATGGAAGTCATCAAATACGCCTGA
- a CDS encoding helix-turn-helix domain-containing protein: MSDTSAGIVSAAARLMEAMADEREAPLLGPMLVDEILMRLLLSRVGGRVAQLGQADSSVERVARAIEWVRTHYGEPLSVEALAELVHMGTSTFHLHFKAITDLSRVQYQKLLRLQEARRLLASTAMDAGAASRQVGYVSASQFTREDARLFGRTPLKDLTRLRQPGAVS, from the coding sequence GTGAGCGACACCAGCGCGGGAATCGTGAGCGCCGCGGCGCGCCTGATGGAGGCGATGGCGGACGAACGCGAGGCGCCGCTGCTGGGCCCGATGCTCGTGGACGAGATCCTGATGCGCCTGCTGCTCAGCCGCGTCGGGGGGCGCGTGGCGCAGCTGGGACAGGCGGATTCCAGCGTAGAGCGGGTGGCGCGGGCCATTGAGTGGGTGCGGACGCACTACGGCGAACCGCTGAGCGTGGAGGCCCTTGCGGAGCTGGTGCACATGGGCACGTCGACGTTCCACCTGCACTTCAAGGCGATCACGGACCTCAGTCGCGTCCAGTACCAGAAGCTGCTGCGGCTCCAGGAGGCGCGCCGCCTGCTGGCGTCCACCGCGATGGACGCGGGCGCGGCAAGCCGTCAGGTGGGCTACGTCAGCGCGTCGCAGTTCACTCGGGAGGATGCCCGGCTGTTCGGCCGCACGCCGCTCAAGGACCTGACGCGGCTGCGCCAGCCAGGAGCAGTCAGCTGA
- a CDS encoding (R)-mandelonitrile lyase produces the protein MKIHRSGSRPSTTGPTDWFTGAVRLDPLFTAEGEARAAGNAVTFEPGARTAWHTHPLGQTLIVTAGAGLVQREGGPITEIHPGDVVWFEPGERHWHGAAPTTAMTHLAIQEALDGTPVTWLEHVTDEQYRGH, from the coding sequence ATGAAGATCCACCGCAGCGGTTCCCGTCCCTCCACCACTGGCCCCACGGACTGGTTCACCGGCGCCGTCCGCCTGGACCCGTTGTTCACCGCCGAGGGCGAGGCCCGCGCCGCCGGCAACGCCGTCACCTTCGAACCCGGCGCCCGGACCGCGTGGCACACGCACCCGCTCGGTCAGACGCTGATCGTCACGGCCGGCGCCGGCCTGGTGCAGCGGGAGGGTGGTCCCATCACCGAGATTCACCCGGGCGACGTGGTGTGGTTCGAGCCGGGAGAACGGCACTGGCACGGCGCGGCCCCCACCACCGCCATGACCCACCTGGCCATCCAGGAAGCGCTGGACGGCACGCCCGTCACCTGGCTGGAGCACGTCACTGACGAGCAGTACCGGGGCCACTGA
- a CDS encoding MarR family winged helix-turn-helix transcriptional regulator: MDDLLASRVCTALMRIGTKMATGFDQHFAPLGLSQAQFRFLLAVWEEGGEAGIAPSALAEHLLVERATVSVLGNVLVERGLIERRPGEDRRSHKLALTATGGALLQRAVPRAVGLADYTLGTIEPAHLLALRDQLALIEARLRTAPPPEE; the protein is encoded by the coding sequence ATGGATGACCTGTTGGCCTCTCGCGTCTGCACCGCCCTGATGCGGATCGGTACCAAGATGGCCACCGGCTTCGATCAGCACTTCGCGCCCCTCGGCCTTTCCCAGGCGCAATTCCGGTTCCTGCTCGCCGTGTGGGAGGAAGGGGGAGAGGCCGGCATCGCCCCCTCGGCCCTCGCCGAGCACCTCCTGGTCGAACGCGCGACCGTCTCCGTGCTGGGGAACGTGCTGGTGGAACGGGGACTGATCGAGCGGCGCCCCGGCGAGGACCGCCGGTCTCACAAGCTCGCCCTGACGGCAACCGGCGGGGCCCTGCTGCAACGCGCCGTTCCGCGCGCGGTCGGCCTGGCCGACTACACCCTCGGCACCATCGAGCCCGCGCACCTCCTGGCGCTGCGCGACCAGCTCGCCCTGATCGAAGCCAGATTGCGGACCGCTCCCCCGCCGGAGGAATAA
- a CDS encoding DUF2306 domain-containing protein, producing MSEVLHVVLRAAHILFGMGGFLLGAFAIVLPKFGRTARWHRVVGRAYAVSMVGMGVLSIPLSLRQGNWLLLTIGVLTLFWVIGGWWALRRSLRARAAGQVEVAGRLVRRHITLMGSSYIAAWTAFLVNVQPLGGGAVLFTLYIAVPSVVGSVAIARAMARHRPPPPIMSAVVE from the coding sequence ATGTCCGAAGTGCTCCATGTGGTCCTGCGCGCCGCGCACATTCTCTTTGGCATGGGCGGCTTCCTGCTCGGCGCCTTCGCCATCGTCCTGCCCAAGTTCGGGCGCACTGCCCGGTGGCACCGGGTGGTCGGGCGGGCGTACGCGGTGAGCATGGTGGGGATGGGAGTCCTGTCCATCCCCCTCTCGCTGCGGCAGGGGAACTGGCTCCTGCTGACCATTGGCGTGCTGACCCTGTTCTGGGTCATCGGGGGCTGGTGGGCGCTGCGCCGGTCGCTCCGGGCACGGGCCGCGGGACAGGTGGAGGTGGCGGGACGCCTGGTGCGCCGCCACATCACCCTGATGGGCTCGTCCTACATCGCCGCCTGGACCGCCTTTCTGGTGAACGTCCAGCCGCTCGGGGGCGGCGCGGTGCTCTTCACGCTGTACATTGCCGTCCCGTCCGTCGTGGGCAGCGTGGCGATCGCCCGGGCAATGGCGAGGCACCGTCCCCCACCCCCCATCATGAGCGCTGTCGTGGAGTGA
- a CDS encoding AraC family transcriptional regulator: protein MNAEKNAPPLPHLDAPLAPHQGDVARLGTLLRQSTPHDGLVDLRLSGVHASRSTHIHEDLIHSMQQPALCIVAQGAKSVFLGSDVYGYNPSRLLVYSVDLPVATRVTRARPREPFLTLNIDLDPRRIAELTLKAYPHGLPRAHTAGCP from the coding sequence ATGAATGCCGAGAAGAACGCTCCCCCTCTGCCGCACCTCGACGCGCCCCTGGCGCCGCACCAGGGCGACGTGGCGCGCCTCGGGACACTGCTGCGCCAGTCCACGCCGCACGACGGCCTCGTTGACCTGCGGCTGTCCGGGGTGCATGCTTCACGGTCCACGCACATCCACGAGGACCTCATCCACAGCATGCAGCAGCCGGCGCTGTGCATCGTCGCGCAGGGCGCCAAAAGCGTGTTTCTGGGCTCGGACGTGTACGGATACAACCCGTCGCGGCTGCTGGTGTACTCGGTGGACCTGCCGGTCGCGACGCGCGTGACCCGCGCCCGTCCACGCGAACCGTTTCTCACTCTGAACATCGACCTGGATCCACGCCGCATCGCGGAGCTGACCTTGAAGGCGTATCCGCACGGGCTGCCGAGGGCACACACCGCGGGGTGTCCGTGA
- a CDS encoding cyclophilin-like fold protein, with translation MTDVAGTEKISDLPRRLLTRGAPAGSTGQWRSLAYDAPWGNLAIFSRDGGVASGLMPLDHFDGGIGVLQQQGAVRVTRTLT, from the coding sequence ATGACGGACGTCGCCGGCACCGAGAAGATCAGCGACCTCCCCAGGCGCCTGCTCACCAGAGGAGCGCCCGCGGGCAGCACGGGGCAGTGGAGAAGCCTGGCGTACGATGCCCCCTGGGGTAACCTCGCGATCTTCAGCCGCGATGGCGGCGTTGCCTCCGGGCTCATGCCCCTCGATCACTTCGATGGCGGCATCGGCGTCCTCCAGCAGCAAGGCGCCGTGCGCGTCACTCGCACGCTCACCTGA
- a CDS encoding glutaredoxin family protein: MPTVILYATPTCPDGHALRLWLTRHGIPFEERALTPSAVADEANARYGVRAAPITVVGKQVFSSPFDQQRPRLEKLLA; the protein is encoded by the coding sequence ATGCCAACGGTCATCCTGTACGCCACGCCCACCTGCCCCGACGGCCACGCCCTGCGGCTCTGGCTCACCCGGCACGGCATTCCCTTCGAGGAGCGAGCCCTGACCCCTTCAGCCGTGGCAGATGAGGCCAACGCCCGGTACGGCGTGCGCGCTGCCCCCATCACCGTAGTCGGTAAACAGGTGTTCTCCAGTCCCTTCGACCAGCAGCGCCCCAGGTTGGAAAAGCTCCTCGCGTGA